Proteins encoded in a region of the Phaenicophaeus curvirostris isolate KB17595 chromosome 20, BPBGC_Pcur_1.0, whole genome shotgun sequence genome:
- the INPP5E gene encoding phosphatidylinositol polyphosphate 5-phosphatase type IV: protein MSTPNGFPQHSAPRVTQNTEGGAVQDLHAKKAGKAVKKEACNNGALTLEDPTSVGSSLNETVRLLPDELKTNLKTKSLTPRPPRKPRLERAASLDEKSWRRWRRFKTSQESLTDPNETSSSNGSLQEASLSPPVRGRASPCHGCCQQNSLCSSPDTSEANPIGKSKGGTSDLGKRASEISSAFGGLLRGKAFAGGKPRLSQIMPARPLPPLEFNVASHTLRTANRIDSDCMDYRHYSQHKFGRVSSSLSDSRLHGSGMVYDNCSTDSMKSTFSLLTPIRSKDVRSRSYLEGSLLASGALLGAEELSRYFPDRNIGIFVATWNMQGQKELPVNLDDFLLPADPDYAQDMYVIGVQEGCPDRREWEIRLQETLGPHYVMLYSAAHGVLYMSVFIRRDLIWFCSEVEYATVTTRIVSQIKTKGALGICFTFFGTSFLFITSHFTSGDSKVNERKLDYSKTIQALTLPKNVPDTNPYRSSSSDVTTRFDEVFWFGDFNFRLNKDRETVDSILNQNPETGVSKLLVYDQLTSEMSRGSIFKGFQEADIHFRPSYKFDIGKDSYDTTSKQRTPSYTDRVVYRSRYRDDIHAVKYSSCPVIKTSDHRPVFALFRVKVRPGRDNIPLAAGQFDRELYLIGIKRRITRELQKRQEQKDQKSSSICSIS, encoded by the exons ATGAGTACTCCAAATGGATTTCCACAGCACTCAGCACCACGCGTTACTCAGAACACGGAGGGTGGAGCAGTACAGGACCTGCACGCTAAAAAAGCTGGCAAAGCAGTGAAGAAAGAGGCTTGTAACAATGGGGCACTTACTTTAGAGGATCCTACGAGTGTAGGCAGCTCTTTAAATGAAACTGTGAGGCTCCTACCAGATGAACtcaaaactaatttaaaaactaaatcGCTCACTCCAAGGCCTCCTCGGAAACCCCGGCTGGAGCGTGCGGCATCCCTGGATGAGAAgagctggaggaggtggagacGGTTTAAAACGAGTCAGGAAAGCCTGACCGATCCCAATGAGACAAGCTCCTCAAACGGTTCCCTGCAGGAAGCGTCCCTCAGCCCTCCTGTCAGGGGTAGGGCGAGCCCCTGCCatggctgctgccagcagaatTCCTTGTGCAGTTCACCAGACACCTCGGAAGCCAATCCCATAGGGAAGAGCAAAGGAGGCACCTCCGACCTGGGGAAACGAGCCTCCGAGATCTCCAGTGCCTTTGGTGGGCTTCTGCGGGGAAAAGCGTTTGCGGGTGGCAAACCCCGGCTGTCCCAAATAATGCCGGCTCGACCTCTGCCACCCCTGGAGTTCAACGTGGCCTCTCACACACTGAGGACAGCTAATAGGATTGACTCAGATTGTATGGATTATCGACATTATTCTCAGCACAAGTTTGGGAGGGTCAGCAGCAGCCTGAGCGATAGCAGGCTCCATGGCAGTGGGATGGTCTATGATAATTGCTCCACAGACTCCATGAAATCCACCTTCAGCCTGCTCACTCCCATCCGCTCCAAGGATGTTCGAAGCAG AAGCTATTTGGAAGGCAGCCTTCTGGCGAGTGGTGCCTTACTGGGAGCAGAAGAACTTAGCAGATATTTCCCTGATCGGAATATTGGAATTTTTGTGGCCACCTGGAACATGCAGGGTCAGAAG GAACTTCCAGTGAATCTGGATGACTTCTTATTGCCAGCAGACCCTGACTATGCCCAGGACATGTATGTCATTGGTGTTCAAGAAGGCTGTCCAGACAG GAGGGAGTGGGAGATCCGCCTGCAAGAGACGCTGGGCCCGCACTATGTCATGCTCTACTCTGCTGCGCACGGGGTGCTCTACATGTCGGTCTTCATTCGGAGGGATCTCATCTGGTTCTGCTCAG agGTGGAGTATGCCACAGTGACAACTCGGATCGTATCTCAGATCAAAACCAAGGGAGCTCTGGGGATCTGCTTCACGTTTTTTGGGAcctccttcctcttcatcaCCTCCCACTTCACAT ctgGGGACAGTAAGGTGAATGAGAGGAAACTGGACTACAGTAAAACCATCCAAGCCCTTACACTTCCCAAGAATGTTCCGGACACAAACCCGTATCGATCCAGTTCCA GTGATGTCACAACTCGGTTTGATGAAGTATTCTGGTTTGGTGACTTCAACTTCCGACTGAATAAAGATCGTGAGACTGTGGATTCCATCTTGAACCAGAACCCAGAAACAGGCGTGTCCAAGCTGCTGGTGTATGACCAGCTCACAAGTGAAATGAGTAGGG GGTCCATTTTCAAAGGATTCCAAGAGGCTGACATTCATTTCCGTCCTTCTTACAAGTTTGACATAGGAAAGGACAGCTATGACACCACTTCCAAACAAAGGACTCCGTCCTACACG GATCGCGTTGTTTACCGCAGTCGGTACAGAGATGACATCCATGCTGTCAAGTACTCATCTTGTCCTGTGATCAAGACTTCAGACCATCGGCCTGTGTTTGCCTTGTTCCGTGTGAAAGTGAGGCCTGGCAGAGACAA